One window of the Shewanella litorisediminis genome contains the following:
- a CDS encoding universal stress protein, with amino-acid sequence MVNKTILWPTDFTETASHALRYAVEMANLYKVGLKILHVVPRPMGDENFMILAITPEELAKSMEDAAAEKMKSLLAKLNTDLPVETQIRMGDATDEIIAEANSGEIGMVVIASHGYSGIQHFLHTNVAEAVANGAQCPVLVVK; translated from the coding sequence ATGGTAAACAAAACAATACTCTGGCCCACAGACTTTACTGAAACGGCCTCCCATGCTCTCAGGTATGCGGTGGAAATGGCCAACCTGTATAAGGTGGGACTGAAGATTCTGCATGTGGTCCCACGACCCATGGGGGATGAAAATTTCATGATATTGGCAATTACCCCTGAAGAACTCGCCAAGAGCATGGAGGACGCGGCGGCCGAAAAGATGAAATCCTTACTTGCCAAACTCAATACCGATTTGCCGGTTGAAACCCAAATCCGTATGGGCGATGCGACGGATGAAATCATTGCCGAAGCCAACAGCGGTGAGATAGGCATGGTGGTTATCGCCAGCCATGGGTACTCAGGTATTCAGCATTTTCTCCACACCAATGTGGCTGAGGCTGTCGCCAATGGCGCCCAATGCCCGGTACTGGTGGTGAAATAG
- a CDS encoding STAS/SEC14 domain-containing protein has product MTILRHGLTIGVERHGKDDFFVVLKVTGTLTHEDYERMVPVLEGAIAGVSDPDIYMLVDATELDGWEARAMWDDLKLGIKHGRHFEKIAVFGRPGWQEWMTKLADWFTPADARFFVDRQDALEWLGD; this is encoded by the coding sequence ATGACAATACTCAGACATGGTTTAACCATAGGGGTTGAGCGTCACGGAAAGGATGATTTTTTTGTGGTGCTCAAGGTCACGGGCACACTCACCCACGAGGACTATGAGCGCATGGTGCCCGTGCTGGAGGGCGCCATTGCCGGCGTAAGTGACCCCGATATTTATATGCTGGTGGACGCCACCGAGCTTGACGGTTGGGAAGCGAGGGCTATGTGGGATGACCTGAAACTGGGCATTAAGCATGGCCGCCACTTCGAGAAAATCGCCGTGTTCGGCAGACCGGGCTGGCAGGAATGGATGACCAAGTTAGCGGACTGGTTTACCCCGGCCGACGCCAGATTTTTTGTCGACAGGCAGGATGCCCTGGAGTGGTTGGGCGACTGA
- a CDS encoding coniferyl aldehyde dehydrogenase, with product MNAAAQVKSMPANEIDAMQALFRKQADHFASHPYPDIAARKATLKHLKQCLIDSADSLIAALSADYGHRSADDSRISDIMPVVNHINYSLANLSRWCKPSRRHAGILLAPASVKVTYQPKGVVGIIVPWNFPVMLSIGPLATAIAAGNSAMLKMSEFTPETNKVIRQLLARVFPEHQVAVIEGEAEVAAAFSSLPFDHLLFTGSTAVGKHVMRAASANLTPVTLELGGKSPVIVAPDMMLDTAVERLIYGKCLNAGQICVAPDYVLVPRGKEDAFIKAYQDKFAALYGKVESNNDYGAIINERQWQRLMQVLDDAKQQGAKVHSASGEPPLGALRKLPTQLLTQVTDEMLVMQEEIFGPLLPVVPYDSLDDALSYINARPRPLALYLMSFDAATQDKVLSSTHSGGVCINETVFHVAADDAPFGGIGPSGMGHYHGEEGFRTFSHAKTVLKRGRLNTGKLVHPPYGNTIQRLLMKVFLR from the coding sequence ATGAATGCAGCCGCCCAGGTTAAAAGTATGCCCGCCAACGAAATCGATGCCATGCAGGCGCTGTTCAGAAAGCAAGCCGACCATTTTGCCAGCCATCCTTACCCGGACATCGCAGCCCGCAAAGCCACGCTGAAACACTTAAAGCAATGCCTGATTGATTCGGCTGACTCACTGATTGCGGCACTCAGTGCCGATTATGGGCACCGAAGCGCCGATGACAGCCGGATATCAGACATCATGCCGGTGGTTAACCATATCAATTACAGTCTGGCCAACTTAAGCCGTTGGTGCAAACCCAGCCGCCGCCATGCCGGCATCCTCCTGGCACCGGCCAGTGTCAAAGTGACCTATCAGCCCAAGGGCGTGGTTGGCATCATAGTGCCCTGGAACTTCCCGGTGATGTTAAGCATCGGCCCGCTGGCGACAGCCATTGCCGCCGGTAACAGCGCCATGCTGAAGATGTCTGAATTTACCCCCGAAACCAACAAGGTCATCAGGCAGTTGCTGGCCAGGGTGTTTCCCGAGCATCAGGTCGCCGTTATTGAGGGTGAGGCCGAGGTGGCGGCGGCGTTTTCGTCCCTGCCCTTCGACCATCTGCTGTTTACCGGCTCCACCGCCGTGGGCAAACACGTTATGCGGGCCGCCAGTGCCAATCTCACACCGGTGACCCTGGAGTTGGGGGGCAAGTCCCCTGTGATCGTGGCGCCGGATATGATGCTGGACACCGCCGTTGAAAGGCTGATTTACGGCAAGTGCCTTAACGCAGGGCAAATCTGTGTCGCGCCTGACTATGTGTTGGTGCCGCGGGGCAAGGAAGATGCCTTTATCAAGGCCTATCAGGACAAGTTCGCCGCGCTCTACGGTAAGGTAGAGTCAAACAATGACTATGGCGCCATCATCAATGAACGTCAGTGGCAACGACTGATGCAGGTGCTGGACGATGCCAAACAGCAAGGCGCCAAAGTGCACAGCGCCAGCGGCGAGCCGCCGCTCGGTGCACTGCGTAAACTGCCCACCCAACTGCTGACCCAGGTGACGGATGAGATGCTGGTGATGCAGGAAGAAATCTTCGGTCCGCTGCTGCCTGTGGTGCCCTACGACAGCCTCGATGATGCCTTGAGCTACATCAACGCCCGCCCAAGACCGCTGGCGCTTTATCTGATGAGCTTCGATGCCGCCACCCAGGACAAGGTACTCAGCAGCACTCACTCTGGTGGTGTTTGCATCAACGAAACCGTGTTCCATGTGGCCGCAGACGATGCGCCATTTGGCGGCATAGGCCCATCGGGAATGGGGCACTACCACGGCGAAGAGGGGTTTCGCACCTTCAGCCACGCCAAAACCGTTCTCAAGCGTGGCCGCCTCAATACCGGCAAGCTGGTGCATCCTCCCTATGGAAACACCATTCAACGACTCCTGATGAAAGTCTTTTTGCGCTGA
- a CDS encoding TetR/AcrR family transcriptional regulator gives MAIPQKGTDKRYQILTAALGLFNHQGFHGTSTASIAKAAGVATGTLFHHFPSKEALLETLFLTVKQEFADSLAAMAILEGNLEDRARQLWFGAIDWALENPDKQQFFQQFSMSVEIPLSLREQAMQGILGFIGVMIAEGQTSGALVRLPLPLMLENCHGQYLAATRFFLDHPDLGNDAGHREASFRLFWHAMTL, from the coding sequence ATGGCGATTCCGCAAAAGGGCACAGACAAGCGCTACCAGATATTGACGGCGGCCCTGGGTCTCTTCAACCATCAGGGATTTCACGGCACCTCCACCGCCAGCATTGCCAAGGCGGCCGGGGTAGCCACAGGTACCCTGTTTCATCACTTTCCCAGCAAAGAGGCACTGCTGGAAACCCTGTTTTTAACGGTGAAGCAGGAGTTTGCCGACAGCCTTGCGGCCATGGCGATTTTGGAGGGAAATCTCGAAGACAGGGCCAGGCAGCTTTGGTTTGGTGCCATCGACTGGGCGCTTGAAAATCCTGATAAACAGCAGTTTTTTCAGCAATTTTCCATGTCGGTGGAAATCCCCTTATCCCTTCGCGAGCAAGCCATGCAAGGGATCCTGGGCTTTATCGGCGTGATGATAGCCGAGGGGCAAACCTCAGGGGCTCTGGTGCGGCTACCGCTGCCACTGATGCTGGAAAATTGCCACGGTCAGTATCTGGCCGCCACGCGCTTTTTTTTGGACCATCCCGACCTTGGCAATGACGCCGGGCACAGAGAAGCGAGTTTTCGCCTCTTCTGGCATGCCATGACGCTCTAA
- a CDS encoding CsgG/HfaB family protein, with the protein MRLLLAVALLSLGGCSLIPKPDLNITGAQVNPLSQTMESLKAKPGPRYPIPVAVYSFRDQTGQYKPQANVSSFSTAVTQGATSMLVQTLLDSGWFTPVEREGLQNLLTERKFINKQKNSAELPVMANARLLLEGGIISYETNTNTGGTGVEYYGIGASELYREDQVTIYLRAVDVHTGKVLMSVNTTKRVMSQEMRAGLFRFTSLNRLAEAEVGFTTNEPVQFCVQQAIEVAVAEMIEKGVAQGYWSASQSAPGSQQLGED; encoded by the coding sequence ATGAGACTGCTGCTTGCGGTGGCGCTGCTGTCATTGGGTGGCTGCAGCCTTATCCCCAAACCTGACCTCAATATTACCGGGGCGCAGGTCAATCCCCTGAGTCAAACCATGGAAAGCCTGAAGGCCAAACCCGGCCCCAGATACCCCATTCCGGTGGCGGTGTATTCGTTCCGTGATCAGACCGGGCAATATAAGCCCCAGGCCAATGTCAGTTCCTTCTCCACCGCCGTGACCCAGGGCGCGACCTCTATGTTGGTGCAAACCCTGCTGGATTCGGGCTGGTTTACACCGGTGGAGCGTGAAGGGCTGCAAAACCTGTTAACCGAGCGCAAGTTCATCAATAAACAGAAGAACTCTGCCGAGTTGCCGGTGATGGCCAATGCAAGATTGTTGCTTGAGGGCGGCATTATCAGCTACGAAACCAACACCAATACCGGCGGCACGGGTGTGGAATACTATGGGATAGGCGCATCGGAGCTGTACCGTGAGGATCAGGTGACCATTTACCTGCGCGCCGTGGATGTGCACACGGGTAAGGTGCTGATGTCGGTGAATACCACCAAGCGGGTGATGTCTCAGGAGATGCGTGCCGGTTTGTTCCGCTTTACCAGCCTGAATCGTCTGGCCGAAGCCGAGGTGGGCTTTACTACCAACGAGCCGGTGCAGTTTTGTGTGCAGCAAGCCATCGAAGTGGCGGTTGCCGAGATGATTGAGAAGGGCGTTGCACAGGGCTACTGGTCGGCTTCGCAGTCGGCTCCTGGCAGTCAGCAGTTGGGTGAAGATTGA
- a CDS encoding curli assembly protein CsgF has product MKRTLFAAALALMGSAQATELVYTPINPSFGGSPLNGSFLLNKAQSQNDNQSPSSEKDFVTRFKESLERNIINSITRKVADGEITDGVYDTGDYRIEVASNGSGVVLTITNQLTGEVTVIEMPVYGGNS; this is encoded by the coding sequence ATGAAAAGGACGTTATTCGCGGCGGCGCTGGCCCTGATGGGCTCGGCCCAGGCAACAGAGCTGGTGTATACCCCCATCAACCCGAGTTTCGGCGGTTCGCCTCTCAATGGCTCTTTCCTGCTGAACAAGGCACAGAGCCAGAACGACAACCAGTCTCCCTCCAGTGAAAAGGACTTCGTGACCCGATTCAAGGAATCGCTGGAGCGCAACATCATCAACTCCATTACCCGCAAGGTCGCCGACGGTGAAATCACCGATGGGGTGTATGACACGGGCGATTACCGCATCGAGGTGGCATCCAACGGCAGCGGGGTGGTGCTCACCATTACCAACCAGCTGACGGGCGAAGTCACTGTGATTGAGATGCCCGTTTATGGAGGTAATTCATGA
- a CDS encoding curli production assembly/transport protein CsgE, with the protein MVCAFEARAMDDEVEISGLVIDRTLTRFGKEFSFYYSSYWRELPFTQGFNVTLTETVFPQAGTLLVMEINGQKIYSTHFGRRASSIKDKAEQAVLITVDYLAQVRANALLGEGADLAISTQD; encoded by the coding sequence ATGGTTTGCGCCTTTGAGGCGCGGGCGATGGACGATGAGGTGGAGATCAGTGGTCTGGTGATTGACCGAACCCTGACCCGCTTTGGCAAGGAGTTCAGCTTTTACTATTCCTCCTATTGGCGTGAATTGCCCTTTACCCAGGGTTTTAACGTTACCCTCACCGAAACCGTATTTCCCCAGGCCGGCACCCTGCTGGTGATGGAGATCAACGGCCAAAAGATTTACAGCACACACTTTGGCCGCAGGGCCAGCTCAATCAAGGACAAGGCCGAGCAAGCGGTACTCATCACGGTGGACTATCTGGCCCAGGTGAGGGCCAATGCCCTGCTGGGTGAGGGCGCCGATCTCGCCATCAGCACACAGGATTGA
- a CDS encoding sensor histidine kinase: MGKSFTLSLRSRLMLIVLISWLIGGALAYWLGGDWQSPLPLLALFLGALMSLLVTAWLTRPVNDAIKAMELGLLNLIDNDFSVSLPQSKDPELGHLAVLFNRASGELRRERQHIYQRELLLDKVIQNSPNLMLLLDGSGHIIYANDSARHGLVGGKPLTGMTMAGLADQLDEAMAHMLQEGTDGLFALECDGETETWHLSRSRFHLNGLEHQLILLKQMTRELNRQEVAVWKKVIRVISHELNNSLAPMRSMVNSGRVLAGRLKEPRLNLIFDTIDKRTEHLGQFIEGYARFARLPRPIKTEVDMGRLCHELKLQLAFNIEGELPAEPVWADEIQLQQVLINLIKNAHESGSDPGEVSLSVRRQQSSEPGVLIEVSDRGPGMSPEVLSQALLPFYSTKQQGTGLGLALCREIIEAHDGRISLQNRSGGGLQVQLFLPQSSLV, translated from the coding sequence ATGGGCAAAAGCTTTACTCTGAGCCTCAGAAGCAGGCTGATGTTGATTGTGCTGATAAGCTGGCTTATCGGCGGTGCTCTGGCCTATTGGCTCGGGGGCGACTGGCAATCTCCTTTGCCTCTGCTGGCACTGTTCCTGGGGGCCCTGATGTCGCTGCTGGTCACCGCCTGGCTTACCCGACCTGTGAATGATGCCATCAAGGCCATGGAACTTGGGCTGCTTAATCTTATCGACAATGATTTCAGTGTGTCTTTACCCCAGAGTAAAGACCCCGAGCTTGGGCATTTGGCGGTGCTTTTTAATCGCGCCTCCGGGGAGCTGCGCCGCGAGCGTCAGCATATCTACCAGCGGGAACTGCTGCTGGACAAGGTTATCCAGAATTCTCCCAATCTGATGCTGCTGCTTGATGGCAGCGGCCATATCATTTATGCCAACGACTCGGCGCGTCATGGGCTGGTGGGGGGTAAGCCCCTGACTGGCATGACGATGGCTGGGCTGGCTGACCAACTGGATGAGGCCATGGCTCACATGTTGCAGGAGGGGACCGATGGCTTGTTTGCTTTGGAGTGCGACGGCGAGACCGAGACCTGGCACCTGAGTCGCAGCCGTTTTCACCTGAACGGTCTTGAGCATCAGCTTATTCTGCTCAAGCAGATGACCCGGGAGCTTAACCGTCAGGAAGTGGCGGTGTGGAAGAAGGTTATTCGGGTGATAAGCCATGAGCTGAATAACTCCCTCGCGCCCATGCGCTCCATGGTCAACTCGGGCCGGGTGCTGGCAGGGCGGCTGAAAGAGCCAAGGCTTAATCTGATATTCGATACCATCGACAAGCGCACCGAGCATCTGGGGCAGTTTATCGAAGGCTATGCCCGTTTTGCCAGGCTGCCACGGCCTATTAAGACTGAGGTGGACATGGGCCGTTTGTGCCATGAACTCAAGTTGCAGCTGGCGTTCAATATCGAGGGAGAATTACCTGCCGAGCCGGTGTGGGCCGACGAAATACAGCTGCAACAGGTGCTGATTAACCTCATTAAAAATGCCCATGAGAGTGGCTCGGATCCCGGCGAAGTGAGCCTGTCAGTGCGTCGTCAGCAATCGAGTGAGCCCGGGGTGCTGATAGAAGTCAGCGACCGGGGGCCGGGCATGTCGCCAGAGGTCTTGTCCCAGGCACTGTTGCCATTCTACTCCACCAAACAGCAGGGCACCGGGCTTGGACTGGCGCTGTGCCGGGAAATCATAGAGGCGCACGATGGCCGCATCAGCCTGCAAAACCGCAGTGGTGGCGGCCTTCAGGTGCAGCTTTTCTTACCGCAATCCTCTCTAGTATAA